One window of the Candidatus Chryseobacterium colombiense genome contains the following:
- a CDS encoding BlaI/MecI/CopY family transcriptional regulator: MKEIKLTGSEKILMEILWEKEKVFMKDILESYPEPKPAPTTVATLLKRMQNKDLVGFTLYGNSREYYPKVAKGEYFKEEMTSMIDRFFNSSVAQFASFFTSNSKLTQKELKELRDIIDQQIKE; this comes from the coding sequence ATGAAAGAAATAAAACTTACAGGTTCTGAAAAAATACTCATGGAAATCTTATGGGAAAAAGAAAAGGTTTTTATGAAAGACATTTTAGAATCCTATCCTGAACCCAAACCAGCTCCTACAACAGTTGCTACGCTACTGAAAAGAATGCAGAATAAAGATTTGGTAGGCTTTACTTTGTATGGTAACTCCCGTGAATATTATCCGAAGGTTGCAAAAGGAGAATACTTCAAAGAGGAAATGACATCTATGATTGACCGTTTTTTTAACAGCTCCGTTGCACAGTTTGCTTCGTTCTTTACATCCAATTCAAAACTGACACAGAAAGAGCTTAAAGAGCTTCGAGATATAATAGACCAACAGATAAAAGAGTAA
- a CDS encoding DUF502 domain-containing protein, whose amino-acid sequence MKKPTFENLMSYFLKNFFQGLLIIGPIGLTVFVIWYIVTSIDNIIPSISKEAPGIVFISLLLSTALLGYLGNKFVVGRFFVDAIDRLLEKTPGIKHIYSPTKDVMSSFVGDTKKFNDPVWVKTNENPEIWRIGFLTQKEMADVDKHNYVAVYLPHSYAISGWVIVTEEKNIKPVVGMTAASAMKFAVSGGVAGFHSDDNVFKAPE is encoded by the coding sequence TTGAAAAAACCGACTTTTGAAAATCTTATGAGCTATTTCCTGAAGAATTTTTTTCAGGGATTGCTTATTATCGGACCTATCGGTCTTACGGTTTTTGTTATCTGGTATATTGTCACTTCCATAGATAATATCATTCCTTCGATTTCTAAAGAAGCCCCGGGAATCGTTTTTATTTCCTTATTGCTGAGTACTGCATTGCTCGGCTACTTGGGAAACAAATTTGTGGTAGGAAGATTTTTTGTAGATGCGATAGACCGGCTTTTGGAAAAAACACCTGGGATAAAACATATTTACTCGCCGACCAAAGACGTGATGTCTTCGTTTGTAGGGGACACCAAAAAATTCAACGATCCTGTTTGGGTAAAAACCAACGAAAATCCTGAAATATGGAGAATCGGTTTTTTAACACAGAAAGAAATGGCAGATGTAGACAAACACAACTATGTTGCCGTTTATCTCCCTCATTCCTATGCAATTTCCGGCTGGGTGATTGTAACTGAAGAAAAAAATATAAAACCTGTAGTAGGTATGACTGCAGCTTCTGCCATGAAATTTGCAGTAAGCGGTGGTGTTGCGGGATTCCATTCTGACGATAATGTTTTTAAGGCTCCGGAATAA
- a CDS encoding NAD(P)/FAD-dependent oxidoreductase codes for MSKVAIIGAGVSGLSMANYLEKNNIDYHIYERRTPNDLKGHGFILPKEGIEHLSSIINIDDLYKKGSFLKKYLHYSQDGEIISEKELDDVFVVSRSALIEILAKGIPSEKISYNTTVALNGFSNGKADITLDENIPLETDIVVASDGSRSRIRRTIFEHETMKAVLENEVVNIIENEELASQIESNFLKFHHENGGLTFGVLKLSPSKILWYCQFDISKFFINEDYTPDCIKQFMQDHFGDWNPLISSIIEGSSYENAHIWRVYELEELNPFYHENVVFIGDSAHPLIPFTSQGVTSALKDSYTLTQLLLKGENLKETFQKYEEERRPEIDIHIKNGRALLNQFLLPLSEQPKNTLPISYK; via the coding sequence ATGAGCAAAGTTGCAATCATAGGAGCCGGAGTTTCCGGATTGAGTATGGCCAATTATTTAGAGAAGAATAATATTGACTATCATATCTATGAAAGAAGAACCCCAAATGATCTGAAAGGACACGGATTTATTCTTCCAAAAGAAGGAATAGAGCACCTCTCAAGTATAATTAATATTGACGATCTTTATAAAAAAGGAAGTTTCCTTAAAAAATACCTTCATTACAGCCAAGACGGAGAAATCATTTCAGAAAAAGAACTTGATGATGTATTTGTGGTTTCCAGAAGTGCATTGATCGAAATCCTGGCTAAAGGCATTCCCTCAGAAAAGATTTCTTACAATACAACAGTTGCCTTAAATGGATTTTCAAATGGAAAAGCAGACATCACCCTTGACGAAAATATTCCATTAGAAACGGATATTGTAGTCGCTTCCGACGGATCAAGAAGCAGAATCAGAAGAACCATTTTCGAGCACGAAACAATGAAAGCCGTTCTTGAAAATGAAGTCGTAAACATTATTGAAAACGAAGAATTAGCCAGCCAGATTGAAAGTAACTTCCTGAAATTCCACCATGAAAACGGAGGACTTACTTTCGGTGTCCTAAAGCTTTCGCCTTCAAAAATCCTTTGGTATTGCCAGTTTGATATCAGTAAATTCTTTATTAATGAAGATTATACTCCGGATTGTATTAAACAGTTCATGCAGGATCATTTCGGAGACTGGAATCCTTTAATTTCATCTATTATTGAAGGCTCAAGCTATGAAAATGCCCACATCTGGAGAGTCTATGAATTGGAAGAACTGAATCCTTTCTATCATGAAAACGTAGTCTTCATTGGGGATTCCGCACATCCGCTTATTCCTTTCACAAGCCAGGGAGTAACTTCTGCACTGAAAGATTCTTACACATTGACTCAGCTTCTACTGAAAGGAGAAAATCTTAAGGAAACATTCCAAAAGTATGAAGAAGAAAGAAGACCGGAAATTGATATTCATATCAAAAACGGAAGAGCCCTGCTGAATCAATTCCTTTTGCCTTTAAGCGAACAACCTAAAAATACATTACCCATTTCATATAAATAA
- a CDS encoding tRNA-(ms[2]io[6]A)-hydroxylase encodes MFKLKLPTDPRWANIAEGNLQEILTDHAWCEQKAATNAIGLITMLPEYPEIVTELLAIAQEELEHFNQVHEIIKKRGYTFGRTRKDDYVNELVNFIQKGGNRDDLIVDKMLFAAMIEARSCERFKVLTENIKDEELKTFYRDLMISEANHYTTFIGFARQLGDPEKVNQRWEEWLEYEAKIIQSYGNKESIHG; translated from the coding sequence ATGTTTAAGCTGAAACTTCCTACCGATCCAAGGTGGGCAAATATTGCAGAAGGAAACCTTCAGGAAATTTTAACCGACCATGCGTGGTGTGAGCAAAAAGCTGCCACCAATGCTATCGGGCTTATTACCATGCTTCCGGAATATCCGGAAATTGTGACTGAACTTTTGGCCATTGCTCAGGAAGAATTAGAGCATTTCAATCAGGTTCATGAGATCATCAAAAAACGTGGCTATACTTTCGGACGTACCAGAAAAGATGACTATGTCAATGAGCTTGTCAATTTCATTCAGAAAGGCGGTAACAGAGATGATCTGATTGTTGATAAAATGCTTTTCGCCGCGATGATTGAAGCAAGAAGCTGTGAAAGATTTAAAGTGTTAACAGAAAACATCAAAGACGAAGAACTGAAAACGTTCTACAGAGATTTAATGATTTCAGAAGCTAATCATTATACCACATTTATCGGATTTGCAAGGCAGCTTGGAGATCCTGAAAAAGTAAATCAACGCTGGGAGGAATGGCTGGAATATGAAGCCAAAATCATCCAGTCATACGGAAACAAAGAAAGCATCCACGGATAA
- a CDS encoding pyridoxal phosphate-dependent aminotransferase yields MFTNNDINFEALKRKAYNGRWATLEDGIIPLTAADPDFRMSKEIENGIIEYIKDGYLSYGPFSGIPEFKKSVAEHFNTGKNGSFTPENVLAVNSAAMGMFMVAKYVLNPGDEAIIFDPVDFLFKKTVDAVGGNIKLCAVDSKTGDIDFEMLVSLIGPKTKLISICNPHNPVGRVYSKEVLKKISEIAAAHDLWVMSDEIWSDIVYDKKEFNTYSSVSEEAKKKSFTVFGFSKSFGIAGLRIGAILCNDQDLLDDFTEKSNFNSTIEGVSTLSQIAASVAIDKAKPWFNDFLTHLQHNRDLAHNMLSNSGILTPNFPEATFVIFPKIENGMSSEAFAQHVLQQGRVAIVPGSERWFGKGAEGHVRICFSTSQEILTEGLNRLINSF; encoded by the coding sequence ATGTTTACAAATAACGATATTAATTTCGAAGCCCTGAAAAGAAAAGCCTACAACGGAAGATGGGCAACATTGGAAGACGGAATCATTCCTCTTACTGCAGCAGATCCGGATTTCAGAATGTCAAAGGAAATCGAAAACGGGATTATTGAATACATTAAAGACGGATATCTTAGCTATGGCCCTTTTTCAGGAATTCCTGAGTTTAAAAAAAGCGTTGCAGAACATTTTAATACCGGAAAAAACGGAAGCTTTACTCCTGAAAATGTTTTAGCGGTAAACAGTGCGGCAATGGGAATGTTCATGGTAGCCAAATATGTTCTAAATCCGGGAGATGAAGCCATTATTTTCGATCCGGTTGATTTCCTGTTCAAAAAAACGGTCGACGCCGTTGGCGGAAATATTAAACTATGTGCGGTTGATTCTAAAACAGGCGACATTGATTTTGAAATGCTGGTTTCTCTAATTGGTCCGAAAACCAAACTTATCAGCATTTGTAATCCACATAATCCTGTGGGAAGAGTGTATTCCAAGGAGGTTTTAAAGAAAATTTCTGAAATTGCTGCAGCTCATGATCTTTGGGTAATGAGTGACGAAATCTGGAGTGACATTGTTTATGATAAAAAAGAGTTCAATACATACTCTTCGGTTTCTGAAGAGGCCAAAAAGAAAAGCTTTACGGTTTTTGGATTTTCAAAATCTTTCGGAATTGCAGGGTTAAGAATTGGAGCTATATTATGTAATGACCAGGATCTTCTGGATGATTTTACAGAAAAATCAAACTTCAACTCAACCATCGAAGGAGTTTCTACCTTATCACAAATTGCAGCCAGTGTAGCCATCGATAAAGCAAAGCCTTGGTTCAATGATTTTCTGACACACTTACAGCACAACAGAGATCTCGCACACAACATGTTAAGCAATTCGGGAATTTTAACGCCTAATTTCCCAGAGGCAACCTTCGTGATTTTCCCTAAGATTGAAAACGGAATGTCAAGTGAGGCTTTTGCGCAGCATGTTTTACAGCAAGGAAGGGTAGCTATTGTTCCCGGTTCCGAAAGATGGTTTGGAAAAGGAGCTGAAGGACACGTTAGAATCTGTTTTTCAACTTCTCAGGAAATCCTGACGGAAGGGTTGAATAGACTGATTAATAGTTTTTAA
- a CDS encoding PQQ-dependent sugar dehydrogenase, translating to MKIYNCLSGILCVVIFFSSCKKTTAQQTHSDESAETLEPNTSYKPAFKGQTRIKAVKTNTPYQVEVLTKGLGRPWGIINLPDGRFLITEKTGYMNVVSADGKQISKIEGFPKVDLKGQGGMLDVALDPDFKSNNTIYFSFSEPFGKGNLTSVAKGILSQDFKTISGVQVIFRAEPSYDGDKHYGSRLVFDKDENLFVSTGERSDKQTRVYAQKTDNYLGKILKITKDGKPAPGNPFIGKAGYKPEIYAYGIRNPQGLAIDANGNLWDVEMGPRGGDEINLIQSGKNYGWGDVTYGIEYSGEKINGGTTQKAGTEQPVYYWDPVVSPSGVAFYTGNIDEWKNNLFIGCLSGEHINRIVMKNNKVVGEERLLLDQKERFRDVLNGMDGNLYAVTDSGKLYKISKK from the coding sequence ATGAAAATCTACAATTGTCTTTCAGGAATCCTTTGTGTTGTCATTTTTTTCTCCTCATGTAAAAAGACGACCGCTCAGCAGACACATTCTGACGAAAGCGCTGAAACCCTTGAACCCAATACCTCTTATAAACCTGCTTTTAAAGGACAGACAAGAATAAAAGCTGTAAAAACTAATACTCCATATCAGGTGGAGGTTTTAACTAAAGGTTTAGGTAGACCGTGGGGGATTATCAATTTACCGGATGGTAGATTTTTGATTACCGAAAAAACAGGCTATATGAATGTAGTTTCTGCGGACGGAAAACAAATTTCAAAAATTGAAGGTTTTCCAAAGGTAGATTTAAAAGGGCAGGGTGGAATGCTGGATGTTGCTCTTGATCCGGATTTCAAATCAAATAATACTATTTACTTTAGTTTTTCGGAACCTTTTGGAAAAGGAAATTTGACTTCTGTTGCGAAAGGTATTTTATCTCAGGATTTCAAAACTATTTCAGGAGTCCAGGTGATTTTCCGAGCGGAACCTTCATACGATGGCGACAAACATTACGGAAGTAGACTGGTTTTTGATAAAGATGAAAACCTGTTTGTAAGTACAGGAGAACGCTCAGATAAACAAACGAGAGTGTATGCTCAAAAAACGGATAATTATTTGGGGAAAATCTTAAAAATAACGAAAGACGGTAAACCTGCGCCTGGAAATCCGTTCATTGGTAAAGCTGGCTATAAACCTGAAATCTATGCGTATGGGATTAGAAATCCGCAGGGTTTAGCGATAGATGCCAACGGAAATCTTTGGGATGTGGAAATGGGACCTAGAGGTGGTGACGAAATTAATTTAATTCAGTCTGGGAAAAATTATGGATGGGGTGATGTTACCTATGGAATTGAATACTCCGGTGAAAAAATAAACGGAGGAACGACCCAGAAAGCAGGAACGGAACAGCCTGTTTATTATTGGGATCCTGTAGTTTCACCCAGTGGAGTTGCTTTTTATACGGGGAATATTGATGAGTGGAAAAATAATTTATTCATCGGCTGTCTAAGTGGGGAACATATCAACAGAATCGTGATGAAAAATAATAAAGTGGTCGGTGAAGAGCGATTGCTTTTAGATCAGAAAGAAAGATTCCGTGATGTGTTGAATGGAATGGATGGAAATCTATATGCAGTAACCGACAGCGGGAAATTATATAAAATTTCGAAAAAATAA
- a CDS encoding acyltransferase family protein → MNRDLYIDFAKGLATLSIIFIHTAFWSGQFYIAPEVRVFSLVFDVALFYALSGITSGSNIEKTFYRLLKLQITYMIFVTLLFFLDYLFKVFGLAFFSLEWLQNFYSTFGSKYAAIDISAQPQWQNLGNWYLHQYTNADTFPVVMGSFWYLKVYFILSVFGVLILKFFPKHINWFIGLCIALTLIFNVFPDYYPSGQVGYVAFYMTVFLVAHQMKGKKIPTKLIPVLYGLVALALIWLFSYYGKDVFYKINKNKFPPTIIYIIWTLFSLTTLFVFYNRLKISKESFVTYIGKNAIFFYFAQGISSSLVYFLVVPLKENMPWWILMVLIYMVNAILAFIIAAGLKKFDSFGWKILEFLRKKTAIPSS, encoded by the coding sequence ATGAACAGAGACCTTTATATAGATTTCGCAAAAGGATTGGCGACACTTTCCATTATCTTTATTCATACCGCATTTTGGTCCGGCCAGTTTTATATAGCTCCGGAAGTGAGAGTTTTCTCATTGGTTTTTGATGTCGCCTTATTTTATGCTTTAAGCGGAATTACCTCAGGTTCAAACATAGAAAAAACATTTTACAGACTTTTAAAATTACAGATCACTTATATGATCTTTGTAACGCTACTTTTCTTTTTAGATTATCTTTTTAAAGTTTTCGGACTTGCTTTTTTCTCTCTCGAATGGTTGCAAAACTTCTACTCCACTTTCGGGTCAAAATATGCTGCAATAGATATTTCGGCACAACCACAATGGCAGAATCTAGGAAACTGGTACCTTCACCAATACACCAATGCAGATACATTTCCTGTCGTGATGGGAAGTTTCTGGTATCTTAAAGTCTATTTTATATTAAGTGTTTTTGGTGTATTAATTTTAAAATTTTTCCCGAAACACATCAATTGGTTCATCGGACTATGCATTGCACTAACATTAATTTTCAATGTTTTCCCCGACTATTATCCTTCAGGACAGGTAGGATATGTTGCATTTTATATGACTGTCTTTCTGGTGGCTCATCAAATGAAAGGTAAAAAAATCCCGACTAAATTAATTCCGGTATTGTATGGTTTGGTTGCGTTAGCTTTAATTTGGCTGTTTTCTTATTACGGAAAAGACGTTTTCTATAAAATCAATAAAAATAAGTTCCCTCCTACAATTATCTATATTATCTGGACTTTATTTTCTCTTACCACACTATTTGTTTTTTACAACAGACTTAAAATTTCTAAAGAAAGCTTCGTCACCTACATCGGTAAAAATGCAATCTTCTTTTATTTTGCCCAGGGAATAAGTTCATCTTTAGTTTATTTCTTAGTCGTTCCGTTAAAAGAAAATATGCCGTGGTGGATTTTAATGGTTCTTATTTATATGGTGAATGCCATTTTAGCATTCATTATTGCGGCCGGATTAAAGAAATTTGATAGTTTCGGATGGAAAATTCTGGAATTTCTTAGAAAGAAAACTGCCATTCCATCTTCCTAA